GATATTGTAGTACAGGGCGCGGAGCCGCTCTTTTTCCTGGATTATCTGGCCTGCGACAAAGTGGTGCCGGAGAAGATCGAAGCGATCGTTTCGGGGATCGCGGAAGGCTGCCATCAGGCGGGCTGCGCGCTGATCGGCGGAGAGACGGCGGAAATGCCGGGCATGTATGCGGAAGGCGAATATGATATCGCAGGCTTTACGGTTGGTGTCGCCGATAAGGCCAAGCTGGTAACCGGAGCAAATATCGCGCCCGGCGATGCGGTGATCGGACTTGCCTCCAGCGGTGTGCACAGCAACGGATTCTCGCTGGTGCGCAAGCTTTTGCTGGACGGAGAAGGCGGGCATGGTCTGGATCAGGTGCTGCCGGAGTTGGGCGCGCCGCTTGCCGACGTGCTGCTGGCGCCGACCAAAATTTATGTTAAGCCGCTTCTCGCTCTGCTGGAACAGCTTCCGGTGAAGGGCATGGCGCATATTACAGGCGGCGGCTTCATCGAGAACATTCCGCGTGTGCTGCCGGATGGCGTCAATGTGGACATCCAGTACGGCTCGTGGCCGATTTTGCCGATTTTTGAGCTGCTTCAGCGTAAAGGCAGTGTGACCAACCGCGATATGTTCACGACCTTTAATATGGGTATCGGCCTGGTGCTGGTAGTGGGCGCGGATGACGCGGATAAAGCGCTGCAACTGCTGAAAGACAGCGGCGAGGAAGCGTATGTGATCGGCAAGGTCACGGAAGGAGAACGAAAGGTCACCTTTACGGGAGCGGATGTATGATGGATTACAGCCGGATCGCCGTGTTTGCTTCGGGGCAGGGCAGCAATTTTGCGGCGCTGGCGCAGGCGCAGCGTGAAGGGCGGCTGGGCGGTGGCACCATTGAACTGCTCGTGTCCGACCGGCCGGAAGCGCTTGTGGCGCGCCGGGCGCAGGAGGCCGGGGTTCCGGCCCTTCTGCTGCGGCCCAAGGATTTTGACAGCCGCGAGCAGTACGAAACGCGGATTGTAGAGGAGCTTCAGCAGCGCGGGATCGGCCTTATTGTGCTGGCGGGGTATATGCGGCTCATAACCCCGGTGCTGCTGTCCCCCTATGAGGGACGCATCATTAATATTCATCCGTCGCTGCTGCCGGCTTTCGCCGGGAAGGATGCCATCGGACAGGCGCTGGCTTACGGAGTAAAGCTGACGGGAGTGACGGTGCATTTTGTCGATGGAGGCATGGATACGGGGCCTGTCATTGCCCAGCGGGCGCTTGCGGTAGAGGACGACGATACGGCGGATACTCTCGCTGAGCGCATTCACCGGATCGAGTACGAGCTTTATCCGGAAGTGGTCGCCGCTTTTGCAGCCGGAAAAATCGAACTGGACGGAAGAAAAGCAACGGTTCGGCAATAGCGGCAGGGCGGTTCAGTCGTCAGCTTCATTCGACATTTGAATGATGGAGCCCTTGGATTTTGATATTTCTCGGGAAATATTGCACAAGCGGTGAGAAATGTCGGATAGGCGGGCCCTTGAACCTGAAATGGGACATATTAAGCAGCAAGAGCCATCAAACGGCGAGCGGCTGCCGGAAACCCCAAATAAAAAGTTTAAAAATAGAAATATTCATGCAGTCAATGTTTTACCCAATTAACCGTAAGTCAATATGGAGGAGGACTATACAAAGTGAGTATCAAAAGAGCGCTGGTCAGCGTATCGGATAAACGGGGCATCGTGGTCTTTTGCCGCGAGCTGTCGGCATTGGGCGTAGAAATCATCTCCACGGGCGGAACGAGCACCCTTTTGGCAAAAGAAGGCGTGCCGGTTATCGGTATCTCCGACGTGACGGGCTTTCCCGAAATCATGGACGGGCGCGTCAAAACGCTGCATCCCGCCGTTCACAGCGGTCTGCTGGCGGTTCGGGACAACGAGGAGCATACGCGCCAGATGACCGAACTCGGTCTGGATTACATCGACCTGGTTGTCGTGAATCTGTACCCGTTCGCGGAGACGATCGCAAAGCCGGATGTAACATACGAGGAAGCGATCGAGAACATCGACATCGGCGGACCGACCATGCTGCGTTCGGCGGCGAAGAACCATGCGTTTGTAAGCGTGGTGGTGGATGCCGACGATTACGCGAGCGTGCTTGAAGAAGTGCGCGCGGGCGGCGACACGACGCTTGAAACCCGCAAACGGCTTGCGGCAAAAGTATTCCGCCACACGGCGGCTTACGACGCTCTGATCTCCGACTATCTGTCCAATGTGACCGGCGAACCGCTGCCGGAGCGCTACACGGTAACTTACGAGAAAATCCAGGATCTGCGCTATGGCGAAAACCCGCATCAAAAGGCGGCATTCTATCGTACACCGCTGGCGGCTCAGGACACGCTGACCGGCGCCGAGCAGCTGCACGGCAAGGAATTGTCCTACAACAACATCAACGACGCCAACGCGGCGCTGCAAATCGTCAAGGAGTTCAATGAACCGGCGGTTGTGGCGGTGAAGCATATGAATCCATGCGGTGTCGGCATCGGCGAGAGCATCTTGGAAGCTTACCAAAAAGCTTACAACGCCGATCCGGTCTCCATCTTCGGTGGCATCGTGGCGGCTAACCGCTACATCGATTCCGATACGGCGAATCTGCTCAAGGAAATTTTCCTGGAAATCATTCTGGCTCCCGGATTTACGGACGAAGCGCTGGAAATTTTATCGAAGAAGAAAAATATCCGTCTGCTGAAAATCGGCGGGCTTGGCGCGGCCGCAGAGCGGAAGAGCAGCTTTGTCGTCACAACGGTTGAGGGTGGCATGGTCGTACAGGAAAGCGACGTTCACTCCATTAACCCGGACGATCTTAAAGTCGTAACCGACCGCAAACCGACCGAAGAAGAACTGAAGCAGCTTCTGTTCGGCTGGAAGGTTGTCAAGCATGTGAAGTCGAACGCTATCGTGCTTGCAGCGGACGACATGACAGTCGGCGTGGGCGCGGGACAAATGAACCGCGTGGGCGCTGCGAAGATTGCCATCGAGCAGGCCGGAGACAAAGCCAAAGGCGCGGTGCTGGCTTCAGACGCATTCTTCCCAATGGGCGATACGCTAGAATTTGCAGCTAAAGCGGGCATTACGGCAGTCATCCAGCCGGGCGGCTCCGTCCGGGACGAGGAATCGATCAAGGTTGCGAATGAGCACGGAATCGCTATGGTCTTTACCGGCGTCCGTCATTTCAAACACTAGAACGGACCGGAGGTTTTATAAGGTATGGATATTTTGGTGATTGGCGGCGGCGGACGGGAGCATGCAATATGCTGGAGCCTGTCCAAGAGCCCCAAAGCGGATAAAATTTACTGCGCGCCGGGCAATGCTGGGATCGCGGAGGTTGCGGAATGCGTGCCAATCGGCGTATTTGAGTTCGATAAGCTGGCCGCGTTCGCGAAGGAAAAAGAGGTCGGTCTTGTCGTCGTGGGACCGGACGACCCGCTGGCTGCGGGTATTGTAGACGTTCTTGAAGGAGAAGGGCTCAAGGTCTTCGGGCCGCGCAAAAACGCGGCCGAGATTGAAGGCAGCAAGGCGTTCATGAAGGACCTGCTGCATAAATACAATATTCCGACGGCGGCTTACCGTAAATTCAGCGACCACAGCGAGGCGCTGGCATATTTGCGGGAGCAGCCGCTGCCGATTGTCATCAAGGCGGACGGCCTTGCGGCGGGCAAAGGCGTAACCGTTGCCTATTCCCGCGAGGAAGCGGAGAAGGCGCTGGAGGATATGATGGTATCCCGCATCTTCGGAGAGTCCGGCAGTCAGGTCGTAATCGAAGAGTTTCTGGCGGGACAGGAGATGTCGATTCTGGCCTTCGTGGATGGCGAGACGGTGCGTCCGATGCCGGCGGCGCAGGACCACAAGCCGGTCTTTGACGGCGACAAAGGTCCCAATACCGGCGGGATGGGCACCTACTCTCCGCTGCCGCATATCGATGATTCCATCATTCGCGAAGCGGTGGAGAAGATTATCGTCCCCACGGCCAAGGCCATGGTCTCCGAAGGCCGGCCTTTCCGGGGCGTCCTGTTCGCGGGATTGATGATTTCGCCGGACGGTACACCCAAAACCGTCGAATTCAACGCCCGCTTCGGCGATCCGGAGACTCAGGTCGTCCTGCCGAGGCTGAAGAGCGATCTGCTGGAGATCTTCCTGGCGGCGGTGGAAGGCCGTCTGGAGAGCTTGGATATCCAGTGGACCGACGAGGCGGCCGTCTGTGTCGTATTGGCTTCGGAAGGATACCCGGGTACCTATCCGAAAGGCGTGCCGATCACCGGGCTGGGCGAAGGCGGACGTGAAGGGCTCATTTTTCATGCCGGTACGGCATTTGGTCCTGACGGCGGCATCGTGACCAGCGGCGGACGGGTGCTCGGCGTTGTCGGGCTCGGTGCCGGGATCGCGGAAGCGCGGGAAGCCGCTTATGCGAACGCGAACCGGATTTCCTTTGACGGCAAGCAGAACCGGACCGATATCGCAGCCAAAGCGTTATTAAGACAATAGTCGGATTTTAGTTCGGGAGAACCCACAAATTTTTATGTTAAATGTCCTAAAAAAGGACTGACAAGGCGTGAGAGAAGTGCTATAATACATCTCGTACGGGGGAAAATGTACGGATATATACAGAAGAAAGGGTCTTTCCGGTGACGGAGGGACCCTTTTTAAATGCCGGAAATGCTATAATGTTTTCATGGACAGTCACGCGGAAGCGTAGCTTAAGCAAATGTGCGGGCTGTTTACTTTTTGGCGTGCTGCAGATTTAAGGAGGAATTTGTTTTGATCAAGATTGGAAGAAACGACCTGTGTCCGTGCGGAAGCGGCAAAAAATATAAAAAGTGCTGTCTCGGAAAAGAACGGGACGCCGCAATTCCTGTACTCAGCCTGGTGGGTGCGGCAGCTGAAGCGACTGTGCAGGGCACGATCGTGCAGCCCCCCGCGGAGGAGCAACCCGCTTCAGGGAGGAAGTCCGCTTCCAAAGGGGACAAGCTGACGCTTCCCAAGCTTAGAAAATTAGTTACGCGCGACCTGCAGTGGGAGAGTCCGGCGCATGAAAGCCTGGCTCTCACGCTGATCGAGCAGATGAGATATGAGTATGACAAGGAACTGATCGCGGAAGCGCTGATGCTGTGGAACGGCTTTTCACGAATCGTGAAGCCGACCGTGAAGAAAGAAGGAGCCTTTTGCTCGGCAATAGAATATTTTCTGTCCGAGGAATACGGCTTCATGCTGACCCAGGGCGAGCTTGCCGGGAAATATGAAGTAACCCAAGCCACGATTGCCCGCAGATTTAAGGAACTGTGTGCCTTTGTGGAGGAGCATACGGTTGGAGGAACGAATGAGATGCTTCCGCCTGAAATTGTCATCGGGTCGCTCAAGGGCAGCGATAAGGAGAAGGCGGAAGAACTGGTATACAGAGCGATGGAGGCCGGCTCGCCTAAGTCAAGATCGCAGTTGGCCAAAGCCGCGCTTGAATTTGATCCGGACAGCGCCGGCGCGTATCTTATACTGGCCGATGAGGCGGAAAACGAGGATGAGGCGAGAGCTCTCTTAAAAGCGGGAATGGAAGCTGGCAGGCGGGAGCTGGGCAGCGCCTTCTTCGCTGAGAATAAAGGGTATTTCTGGGGGATTCCCGAGACCCGTCCTTATATACGGCTGTGCACAAGCTATGCGGATTCGTGCTGGTTCGCCGGGGCTGCGGACGAAGCCGCCAAAGTCCTGGAGCATATTCTGGAGCTCAATCCAAATGATAACACAGGCGCGCGTTATCTACTGCTTGCCGTTTATCTGTACAGCGACCGTCTGAAAGAGGCGGACAAGCTCTTGAAAGCATACGGAGAGGAAGATGGTGCCGCTTCGTTTGCCTATGACCGGATGGTGCTCGAATTCAAACGCCATGGCGTAACCTCCCGCCTGAAAATGCTGTATCGCGTAGCAAAGGGCGTGAACAAGCATGTCCCGGATTATCTGCTCGGCGCCAAAATTCTTCCCCACAATCTGCCCGATTTTATCGGGATGGGCGATGCCAACGAAGCAATCGAGTACGTGATCATGCATTCGCGGCTGTGGGCGAGCGTACCGGAGCTGCTGAAGTGGATGCTGAAGCAGTAGAATAAGCCTTTCATTAGAGCCTTTACTCCCTGTACACAGGAGTGAAGGCTTTTTTGATGCATAAAAGTCCAAATTTCGACATCGACATATAGCTGACATATTTTTTGATAGAAAACCTGACATTCCCCTAAATAACTCCAAAATGAAATCCGATAGCAAGTATAAAGGCATTTTCTGAAATCGGACTTTCATTTCTTCACACTTTGTTCGAATGTCGTTGTTAAACGGTAAAGGAGTAAAGTAGAATTTTGTAGAAATAAGTCGAAAAAGAGATATTCTTTCTCAGAAAACAAACAAGTATGTTTATAATTTATGTTGAAGGCGGGATCATCATGGTACAAAAATTATCTCCTAATGAAAAAAAAGAGTCGGCTTCCAAGCCGTTAGAGGAGAGTCACTCTGCAGACAATCGCAAACCGTGGTCAAAAGGAATGATCCCGTCAAAGCTGAAGCTTCGCTGGCCGAACAAACGGCAGCCTAAAGGGCTGTCTAAACCTATGGCGGAAGCGGCGCAGTCAGGAGAGCGTGCGGAAGAAAAGGCGGGATTCAAGGGCTTAGCCGGTAAATTACTGCACGGTTTCTCCGACATGGGGATCAGAGGCAAGTTGTTTTTGTCCGTTATCGTGTCCGTCGTTATCATCTTTACAATCATGGCATCCGTCATTTACGTCAACGCCAAAAAGGTTATCGTCAATGATTTGCGCCAATCGCTTGATTATGAGAAAGGCCTGATCTCATCAAAAGTGAACGATCTGCTGCTGCCGGCCGGCGACAGTGTGCAGCTGCTGGGCGTCAACGCTTTTGTGAGAGACTACATCGCAAGCGTACCTTCGCCGGACCAAGTCAAGACGACGGAAGGATACACCGAACTTGTTCGCACACTGAATCTTACCAAGGGCAACAACAAGAATCTGCAGAACGTATATATCGGTCTGGATGGCGTCAACAAGGTCATAACCCAGGATGAATTCGAGCCTCCGGCTGACTACAACATGAAGGAGCGAGCTTGGTATACCACAACGGTTAAGAACAACCGTCTTACGGTGACAGACCCTTATATTGACGCCGGCTCCGGCAAAATGGTTGTTACTCTTAGCGCTCCGATTCTGGACGACAGCGGCAAGCTGATCGGCGTGGCGGGTGCGGACATTTCCATTGAGCAAATCACGAAGGAACTGAAAGATTTCAACTACAGGGGCAGCGGATTTGCGCTGCTGGTCAACAAGACGGGCACCTTCATGTACCACCCGAACAGCGACTATATCCTGCTTAAGAAGATCGGCGAACTGGGTGCGGACTGGAAAGCGGTCGGCGACAAAATGGTACAATGGGGCGCAAATGTTATGAAGACGGATATTGACGGCCGCTCCAATTATGTTTCTTATGCTCCCGCAGTAGACCATCAATGGGCGGTAGCGCTTGTCGTGCCTTCGGGGGACGCGGAGAGCGCCCTGAAAACTTTCCAGCTTATTTTCATTTTGTCGATTCTGGCTTCGATTGTCATTCTGGGCCTCCTGCTGTATTTCGTTTCCGGCAGTCTTTTGAAGCCGATTCCGGTCTTGACCTCCGCCTTCGGGGCCGCGATGAACGGGGACCTGTCGGTACGAGCCAATTTCAAGGCCGTAGGGGAAATGAAGCTTTTGGCCATGGGCTTTAATGAAATGATCTCCTCCCAGCAAATTATGATTGGAGAAATCATGCGAACCTCGCGCAGCATTTCGAGTGCGGTGGAAAATACGGAGAAAAATATCTTCGCTCTGGACGAGAACATTGCGGACGTGTCCGCCACGACCGAAGAATTATCGGCGGGAATGCAGCAAACGGCTGCCTCCATGGAGGAAATGAACGCCAGTACGCTGGAGATCGAGAGCGCCATTAATAACATCGCCTTGAAGGCGCAGGAAGGCGCAGGGTCGGCCAGGGAGATCAATGAGCGCGCCGAGCGGCTTAAGCAGTCGGCCATCGAGTCCCGCCAGGCGGCGGACCGGCTCTACGGGCAGAGCGAAGAGAAGCTTCGGAACGCGATCGAGCAGTCCCGGTCGATCGAACAGATCAAGGTTCTGACGAAAGCTATACTGGAGATTTCCGCGCAGACGAACCTGCTGTCGCTGAACGCCTCCATCGAGGCGGCGCGGGCTGGAGAAGCGGGGCGGGGATTCGCCGTGGTCGCTGAGGAAATCCGCAAGCTGGCGGAAAATTCCCGGGAGGCCGTAGGAGAAATTATGCAGGTCACTGGCTCGGTTGTTACGGCGGTGGGCAGTCTCGTCGAAGGGGCAGAGGATATCCTGCAATTTGTGGACAAGCAGGTCCTGCACGATTACGACGCCATGCAGCAGACGGGCTCACTGTACAGTGAAGACGCCAAGTATGTAGAAGATCTGGCGACGGATTTCAGCGCCACTACGGAGGAACTGCTTGCCTCTATCCAAAATATGCTGAGCGCCATCAGTGAAACGACGATAGCCACGAACGAAGGCGCCGAGGGCGCGGGCAGCATTGCCGAAAGATCGGAGCAGATTATCAGCCAATCCAGCGGCATTGTGACGGAGATGGAAGAGATCCGGCAGAGCGCGTCGGCGCTGCTGAATACTGTGTCCCGTTTTAAGGCATAAACTGTAAATCATTGCGCCAGCATCGTTCGGCCCCGGCGATTACTAAACGCCGGGGCCGTTTTTGCGCCCCCAATGCTTGAAAAATTTCCGCCGGGGGAGTATGTTACAAGAAGGCTACGAAATGCTAACAAGATAGTGAAGCGAGGAGAATTCATGAAGGAAAGCGACAACCGGATCGTGGGGCTGGAAGACATCGTGCGGGCGCATCACATGCTGCGGGAAGTCATTGTCCGGACTCCGCTGCAGCGCGACGCGGTGCTGTCGGCCAAGTACGATTGCAATGTATATTTAAAGCGCGAGGACCTTCAGGTCGTGCGCTCATTCAAAATCCGCGGGGCTTACAATATGATCCGCAGCCTGTCCGAAGAGGAAAGAAACCGGGGGATCGTCTGCGCCAGTGCGGGCAACCATGCGCAGGGCGTCGCCTTCTCCTGCCGTGCGCTCGGTATTCACGGCAAAGTGTATATGCCCAGCACCACTCCCAATCAGAAGGTGAAACAGGTTCGGCGGTTCGGCGGTGATTATGTCGAAGTGGTGCTCAAGGGAGATACGTTCGACGACGCCTACGAAGAAGCGATGCAGGCCTGCGTTGAGCACGGCATGACGCTCATTCATCCGTTCGACGAGCCCAAGATCATTGCCGGCAACGGAACGATTGCGATGGAAGTGATGGAGAGTATGAGCGAACCGGCCGATTTTGTGTTCGTGACGATCGGCGGCGGAGGGCTGGCGGCGGGCGTGGGTTCCTATGTGAAGACGGTCAGCCCTTCTACCAAGGTTATCGGCGTGGAGCCGTCGGGAGCTGCCTCCATGAGCGAGGCGTTCAAGCGGGGAGAGGTCGTTACGCTGCCGGAAATCGACAAGTTCGTCGACGGCGCGGCGGTGAAGCGGGTTGGAGGACTTACGTACGATATCTGTTCCCGCGCGCTGGACGACATCGTCAAGGTGCCGGAGGGCAAGGCCTGCACAGCGATATTGGAGCTGTATAACGAGAATGCCATCGTGGTGGAGCCGGCAGGCTCGCTGCCGGTCGCGGCACTGGACCTGTACCGAGATCAGATCCGGGGCAAGACGGTCGTCTGCATCGTGAGCGGCGGCAATAATGATATCGACCGGATGCAGGAGATTAAAGAGCGCTCGCTGATCTATGAAGGATTGAAGCATTATTTTATGATTAACTTCCCCCAGCGGGCGGGCGCGCTGCGCGAATTTTTGTCAGAGGTGATCGGTCCCGAGGACGATATTACCCGGTTTGAATATACGAAGAAGAACGACAAGGAGAACGGTCCGGCCCTCGTCGGCATCGAGCTGCTGTCCAAGGAAGCCTACGAGCCGCTTCTTGAGCGGATGAAGCTCAAGGGCGTGGATTATGTAGAACTGAACAAGGACTTGAATCTGTTCAATATGCTGATCTAGTCATTAGCATGCACAAACAGCCCCGCGGAAAAGTCCGCGGGGCTGTTCTGACTGGATGAAGAGGGGAAGCTCCTGTTTCCAGCTTGGGCATTGACCATGTCCATTTCAACAACCGTAACGTCAGGATCGATAATCCCGAATGTAAAATGTCAACCATATTTGTGGAGCTTAGTCACGACAAGAAAAGAGAAACCGAAAAGAAACTCCAGGGGCTATAAAGCCTATTCAGATAGCTTTGTATTTATCGCCCCATTGATCGTTTCTCAGAGATGGACGTTTGCGGGTAGGCGGACAACTCCTGAGGCGCCGCCTGCCTGCGGTATAGCTCGATTTCATCGGTCAGCTTGTAGTCATGCTCCTTCGCCAGCTTCATGAAGCCGTCCAGCTTCTCCAGATAAGCGCTTTTGCCGGTGCTCTTGGCCAGAATCATGCCGTAGGCTTTCTGCGCTTCCAGATCCATCTCCTGATTGTCGTAATGAAACAGCGGCGTGTTGTTCAGGCCATAGAACGTATCGGTCTCGTACATCCGGTACAGCTGCTTTACGGTCCCCAAACGGTTGGACCGGGGATAATCGGCAATGAAGGCTTCCTGAGCCAACGCTCGGGATACCACCTCGGCCCAGGCAATGACAAGACCATTATCCTTGTTGGACGGGAAATTCGATTCGACTGCCATAATGGAAATATAGTCGCGTATGTCACCTGTGACATACGACTTGTATTTCCGATA
This region of Paenibacillus sp. URB8-2 genomic DNA includes:
- a CDS encoding methyl-accepting chemotaxis protein, with translation MVQKLSPNEKKESASKPLEESHSADNRKPWSKGMIPSKLKLRWPNKRQPKGLSKPMAEAAQSGERAEEKAGFKGLAGKLLHGFSDMGIRGKLFLSVIVSVVIIFTIMASVIYVNAKKVIVNDLRQSLDYEKGLISSKVNDLLLPAGDSVQLLGVNAFVRDYIASVPSPDQVKTTEGYTELVRTLNLTKGNNKNLQNVYIGLDGVNKVITQDEFEPPADYNMKERAWYTTTVKNNRLTVTDPYIDAGSGKMVVTLSAPILDDSGKLIGVAGADISIEQITKELKDFNYRGSGFALLVNKTGTFMYHPNSDYILLKKIGELGADWKAVGDKMVQWGANVMKTDIDGRSNYVSYAPAVDHQWAVALVVPSGDAESALKTFQLIFILSILASIVILGLLLYFVSGSLLKPIPVLTSAFGAAMNGDLSVRANFKAVGEMKLLAMGFNEMISSQQIMIGEIMRTSRSISSAVENTEKNIFALDENIADVSATTEELSAGMQQTAASMEEMNASTLEIESAINNIALKAQEGAGSAREINERAERLKQSAIESRQAADRLYGQSEEKLRNAIEQSRSIEQIKVLTKAILEISAQTNLLSLNASIEAARAGEAGRGFAVVAEEIRKLAENSREAVGEIMQVTGSVVTAVGSLVEGAEDILQFVDKQVLHDYDAMQQTGSLYSEDAKYVEDLATDFSATTEELLASIQNMLSAISETTIATNEGAEGAGSIAERSEQIISQSSGIVTEMEEIRQSASALLNTVSRFKA
- the purM gene encoding phosphoribosylformylglycinamidine cyclo-ligase, with the protein product MSEAYKNAGVDIAAGNEAVERMKKHVKRTFRPEVMTELGGFGALFGLNKDKYEEPVLVSGTDGVGTKLKIAFAADRHDTIGIDAVAMCVNDIVVQGAEPLFFLDYLACDKVVPEKIEAIVSGIAEGCHQAGCALIGGETAEMPGMYAEGEYDIAGFTVGVADKAKLVTGANIAPGDAVIGLASSGVHSNGFSLVRKLLLDGEGGHGLDQVLPELGAPLADVLLAPTKIYVKPLLALLEQLPVKGMAHITGGGFIENIPRVLPDGVNVDIQYGSWPILPIFELLQRKGSVTNRDMFTTFNMGIGLVLVVGADDADKALQLLKDSGEEAYVIGKVTEGERKVTFTGADV
- the ilvA gene encoding threonine ammonia-lyase IlvA is translated as MKESDNRIVGLEDIVRAHHMLREVIVRTPLQRDAVLSAKYDCNVYLKREDLQVVRSFKIRGAYNMIRSLSEEERNRGIVCASAGNHAQGVAFSCRALGIHGKVYMPSTTPNQKVKQVRRFGGDYVEVVLKGDTFDDAYEEAMQACVEHGMTLIHPFDEPKIIAGNGTIAMEVMESMSEPADFVFVTIGGGGLAAGVGSYVKTVSPSTKVIGVEPSGAASMSEAFKRGEVVTLPEIDKFVDGAAVKRVGGLTYDICSRALDDIVKVPEGKACTAILELYNENAIVVEPAGSLPVAALDLYRDQIRGKTVVCIVSGGNNDIDRMQEIKERSLIYEGLKHYFMINFPQRAGALREFLSEVIGPEDDITRFEYTKKNDKENGPALVGIELLSKEAYEPLLERMKLKGVDYVELNKDLNLFNMLI
- the purD gene encoding phosphoribosylamine--glycine ligase — protein: MDILVIGGGGREHAICWSLSKSPKADKIYCAPGNAGIAEVAECVPIGVFEFDKLAAFAKEKEVGLVVVGPDDPLAAGIVDVLEGEGLKVFGPRKNAAEIEGSKAFMKDLLHKYNIPTAAYRKFSDHSEALAYLREQPLPIVIKADGLAAGKGVTVAYSREEAEKALEDMMVSRIFGESGSQVVIEEFLAGQEMSILAFVDGETVRPMPAAQDHKPVFDGDKGPNTGGMGTYSPLPHIDDSIIREAVEKIIVPTAKAMVSEGRPFRGVLFAGLMISPDGTPKTVEFNARFGDPETQVVLPRLKSDLLEIFLAAVEGRLESLDIQWTDEAAVCVVLASEGYPGTYPKGVPITGLGEGGREGLIFHAGTAFGPDGGIVTSGGRVLGVVGLGAGIAEAREAAYANANRISFDGKQNRTDIAAKALLRQ
- the purN gene encoding phosphoribosylglycinamide formyltransferase — its product is MDYSRIAVFASGQGSNFAALAQAQREGRLGGGTIELLVSDRPEALVARRAQEAGVPALLLRPKDFDSREQYETRIVEELQQRGIGLIVLAGYMRLITPVLLSPYEGRIINIHPSLLPAFAGKDAIGQALAYGVKLTGVTVHFVDGGMDTGPVIAQRALAVEDDDTADTLAERIHRIEYELYPEVVAAFAAGKIELDGRKATVRQ
- a CDS encoding SEC-C metal-binding domain-containing protein, coding for MIKIGRNDLCPCGSGKKYKKCCLGKERDAAIPVLSLVGAAAEATVQGTIVQPPAEEQPASGRKSASKGDKLTLPKLRKLVTRDLQWESPAHESLALTLIEQMRYEYDKELIAEALMLWNGFSRIVKPTVKKEGAFCSAIEYFLSEEYGFMLTQGELAGKYEVTQATIARRFKELCAFVEEHTVGGTNEMLPPEIVIGSLKGSDKEKAEELVYRAMEAGSPKSRSQLAKAALEFDPDSAGAYLILADEAENEDEARALLKAGMEAGRRELGSAFFAENKGYFWGIPETRPYIRLCTSYADSCWFAGAADEAAKVLEHILELNPNDNTGARYLLLAVYLYSDRLKEADKLLKAYGEEDGAASFAYDRMVLEFKRHGVTSRLKMLYRVAKGVNKHVPDYLLGAKILPHNLPDFIGMGDANEAIEYVIMHSRLWASVPELLKWMLKQ
- the purH gene encoding bifunctional phosphoribosylaminoimidazolecarboxamide formyltransferase/IMP cyclohydrolase; amino-acid sequence: MSIKRALVSVSDKRGIVVFCRELSALGVEIISTGGTSTLLAKEGVPVIGISDVTGFPEIMDGRVKTLHPAVHSGLLAVRDNEEHTRQMTELGLDYIDLVVVNLYPFAETIAKPDVTYEEAIENIDIGGPTMLRSAAKNHAFVSVVVDADDYASVLEEVRAGGDTTLETRKRLAAKVFRHTAAYDALISDYLSNVTGEPLPERYTVTYEKIQDLRYGENPHQKAAFYRTPLAAQDTLTGAEQLHGKELSYNNINDANAALQIVKEFNEPAVVAVKHMNPCGVGIGESILEAYQKAYNADPVSIFGGIVAANRYIDSDTANLLKEIFLEIILAPGFTDEALEILSKKKNIRLLKIGGLGAAAERKSSFVVTTVEGGMVVQESDVHSINPDDLKVVTDRKPTEEELKQLLFGWKVVKHVKSNAIVLAADDMTVGVGAGQMNRVGAAKIAIEQAGDKAKGAVLASDAFFPMGDTLEFAAKAGITAVIQPGGSVRDEESIKVANEHGIAMVFTGVRHFKH